From Rudanella lutea DSM 19387, a single genomic window includes:
- a CDS encoding TonB-dependent receptor: MRKFYTMKRLTLTASLLLLTVATSFAQRISGRVTDARTKEALAGVTVLATGTTQGATTDGSGSYSLPLKAAGTYTIRFSAIGSETRESKVTVGAGESVVLNVELTESNASLSEVVVVGSRSTQVRTSVETVAPVDVIQSRDLAATGQVEPTQQLNFVAPSFNSSRQTVADGTDHIDPATIRGLGPDQVLVLLNGKRRHNQALVNVNGTIGRGSVGTDLNALPATALERVEVLRDGAASQYGSDAIAGVINLRLKEKIGTSVNAQFGQQYAGDGRVLLLGVNHGFRLGKEGVLSVTVEGRSREATNRAGTYTGPVYFNWVSNGAVNQTLRAQDEARIAQRGFSRENNMQIGNSAVDNVATFINMRLPLSKTATFYANGGYNYRRGIAAGFYRYPFQNTQIDTTIYRNGYLPQIQSTIQDYSGTAGLSGKSESGWNWDVSAVYGGNQFRFDVKNSLNASLARATTRPDRTQSEFYAGTLRFNQLTTDAGVSRDFGSQLGLNSFNVAGGLSYRVDNYQISAGEETSWQSYNQAPPATQFAAGAQVFPGFRPTNAVNATRNVFAAYVDVESDITSRLLLNAATRFENYSDFGGNVAWKVAGRYKIVDEILSIRGSISTGFRAPSMHQRLFSAVSTQFVNVGGTLTPLQVGTFRNGEAIANAFGIPQLKAERSLNYALGLTSRPVSNLSITVDAYQIDITDRIVLTGQFQRGTSTSGQVVTGILDGAGARDVNAAAFFTNAINTRTRGLDVVVSTSPRINTGKLDLTLAANFNRTDITELRGTERIPNDNTFGNVLFNRQQRGFIELANPRSKITLGANYTINKLRFNVRATRFGEVGVRDPSNAALDETYSPKIVTDINIGYALTKAITIAVGANNALDVYPDKIKNTQAFVTPPLDNTSFGRFVYSRNATQFGFNGGYYFVNLTANF; the protein is encoded by the coding sequence ATGCGCAAGTTCTATACAATGAAGCGGCTCACTTTAACCGCTTCGCTACTGCTATTGACAGTGGCAACCTCATTTGCCCAGCGAATTAGCGGGCGCGTCACCGATGCCCGCACCAAAGAGGCCCTGGCTGGTGTCACGGTGCTGGCTACCGGTACCACACAGGGTGCCACTACCGACGGAAGCGGTTCTTACTCGTTACCCCTGAAAGCAGCCGGTACCTATACGATTCGGTTTAGCGCGATCGGCTCCGAAACCCGTGAATCAAAAGTAACGGTAGGCGCTGGTGAGTCGGTCGTGTTGAACGTCGAACTAACCGAGTCAAATGCAAGCCTCAGCGAAGTAGTGGTGGTGGGCTCGCGCTCAACGCAGGTACGCACGAGCGTTGAAACCGTTGCCCCGGTCGATGTGATCCAATCGCGCGACCTGGCCGCCACCGGGCAGGTTGAACCAACCCAGCAGCTGAACTTTGTGGCGCCTTCATTCAATTCGTCGCGTCAGACCGTAGCCGACGGAACCGACCACATCGACCCTGCCACCATTCGCGGCCTTGGCCCCGATCAGGTGCTGGTGCTACTCAACGGCAAGCGTCGGCACAATCAGGCACTGGTCAACGTCAACGGAACCATCGGGCGCGGCTCGGTGGGCACTGACCTGAACGCCTTACCAGCCACTGCGCTGGAACGCGTTGAAGTGTTGCGCGACGGAGCGGCATCGCAGTACGGGTCCGACGCAATTGCGGGGGTTATCAACCTTCGGCTAAAAGAAAAAATCGGCACCTCGGTCAATGCGCAATTTGGCCAGCAGTATGCCGGCGACGGCCGGGTGTTGCTGCTGGGCGTGAACCACGGTTTCCGGCTGGGGAAAGAAGGGGTATTGAGCGTAACGGTTGAGGGTCGCAGCCGCGAAGCCACCAATCGTGCTGGTACCTACACCGGCCCGGTGTATTTCAACTGGGTCAGCAATGGCGCGGTAAACCAGACCTTGCGGGCGCAAGACGAAGCCCGCATTGCGCAACGGGGCTTCAGCCGGGAAAACAACATGCAGATTGGTAATTCGGCCGTCGACAACGTTGCTACGTTTATCAATATGCGGCTTCCGCTCAGCAAAACCGCCACCTTCTACGCCAACGGCGGCTATAACTATCGGCGCGGCATTGCTGCGGGCTTCTACCGTTACCCGTTTCAGAATACGCAGATCGACACAACGATATACCGGAATGGCTATCTGCCGCAAATTCAGTCGACTATCCAGGATTATTCGGGCACGGCCGGTTTGAGCGGCAAGAGCGAATCGGGCTGGAACTGGGATGTCAGTGCGGTGTATGGTGGTAACCAATTCCGGTTCGACGTAAAAAACTCCCTGAACGCTTCGCTGGCGCGGGCCACTACCCGCCCCGACCGGACACAGTCGGAGTTTTACGCCGGTACACTCCGGTTCAATCAGCTCACGACCGATGCAGGGGTATCGCGTGATTTTGGCAGTCAGCTGGGCCTGAACTCGTTCAACGTAGCGGGTGGCCTCTCGTACCGGGTAGACAACTACCAGATTTCGGCTGGCGAAGAAACCTCGTGGCAGAGCTACAACCAGGCTCCACCGGCTACTCAGTTTGCCGCCGGGGCGCAGGTGTTCCCGGGTTTCCGGCCCACCAATGCCGTTAATGCCACCCGGAATGTATTTGCAGCCTATGTCGATGTGGAAAGCGACATTACCAGCCGGTTATTGCTGAACGCGGCTACCCGGTTTGAAAATTACTCTGACTTTGGGGGCAACGTAGCCTGGAAGGTAGCCGGTCGCTACAAAATTGTGGACGAAATCCTGTCGATTCGGGGAAGTATCTCAACCGGTTTCAGGGCCCCCTCTATGCATCAGCGGCTGTTCAGCGCGGTATCAACACAGTTTGTCAACGTAGGCGGCACACTCACCCCCTTACAGGTGGGCACCTTCCGCAACGGCGAGGCAATCGCCAACGCCTTCGGCATCCCTCAGCTAAAGGCCGAACGATCGTTGAATTACGCCCTTGGGCTTACGTCGCGGCCGGTTTCGAACCTGAGCATCACGGTGGATGCTTACCAGATTGATATTACCGACCGGATTGTGTTGACCGGACAATTTCAGCGGGGCACAAGCACCTCTGGACAAGTAGTGACTGGTATTCTCGACGGAGCCGGGGCCCGCGATGTAAACGCAGCGGCTTTCTTTACCAATGCCATCAACACCCGCACTCGCGGCCTGGATGTAGTAGTCTCGACCAGCCCCAGAATCAACACGGGCAAGCTGGACCTGACGCTGGCGGCTAACTTCAACCGCACCGACATTACCGAACTACGCGGTACAGAACGTATTCCGAACGACAACACCTTCGGAAACGTACTGTTTAACCGGCAGCAGCGGGGTTTCATTGAATTAGCCAATCCACGCAGCAAAATAACCCTTGGGGCTAACTACACGATCAATAAACTGCGCTTTAATGTCCGGGCTACCCGGTTTGGCGAAGTGGGCGTTCGTGACCCGTCGAACGCAGCCCTCGACGAGACGTACAGCCCCAAAATTGTGACTGACATCAACATTGGCTATGCGCTAACCAAAGCCATTACCATTGCGGTTGGTGCCAACAATGCGTTGGATGTGTACCCCGACAAGATTAAGAATACGCAGGCTTTTGTGACACCACCGCTCGACAATACGTCTTTTGGCCGGTTTGTGTACAGCCGTAACGCCACCCAATTTGGATTCAACGGGGGCTATTACTTTGTAAACCTGACGGCTAACTTTTAA
- a CDS encoding ABC transporter substrate-binding protein, translating to MDLLRLALDWTPNTNHTGFYVASALGYYRDANLTVEITSPDVDKYKQTPARRLAKGEVDLAVVPSESVISFHTTTPNVPLVAVAAMLARDASAIVTLQQSGLERPAQLDGKVYGSYGARFEDDIVRQMIRNDGGRGVIATHKPTRLNLWQALLTNEIDATWIFLPWEGVEATLNDVQLNRFLLDDYEIPYGYSPLLATRQDLIDQKTDVLQRFVEATAAGFRFAVEKPDEAAHLLCKTSGHPTLADEGFVELSQQTASGYYLDTAGQWGVMRREVWVQFVNYLIRHRLIVNRDGEIVMNLDINKLFTNQFVESLPAVRTV from the coding sequence ATGGATTTGCTTCGCCTTGCCCTCGACTGGACACCCAATACCAATCATACTGGATTTTATGTGGCATCGGCCCTCGGCTATTACCGGGATGCCAACCTCACGGTGGAAATTACCTCGCCCGATGTGGATAAGTACAAACAGACACCCGCCCGTCGGCTGGCAAAAGGCGAGGTCGACCTGGCCGTGGTCCCCTCGGAGAGTGTCATCAGTTTCCACACCACTACGCCCAACGTGCCGCTGGTAGCCGTAGCGGCCATGCTGGCCCGCGATGCCAGCGCGATTGTGACGCTCCAGCAAAGCGGCCTCGAACGCCCGGCTCAACTCGACGGAAAGGTGTACGGCTCGTACGGGGCCCGGTTTGAGGACGATATTGTCCGGCAAATGATTCGCAACGATGGCGGCCGGGGCGTAATTGCTACCCACAAGCCAACCCGGCTCAATTTATGGCAGGCCCTGCTCACCAACGAGATCGACGCTACCTGGATTTTTCTGCCGTGGGAGGGGGTAGAAGCTACCCTGAACGATGTGCAGCTCAACCGGTTTCTGCTCGACGACTACGAAATTCCGTACGGCTACAGCCCCCTGCTGGCTACCCGGCAGGATCTGATCGACCAGAAGACTGATGTGCTCCAACGGTTTGTGGAAGCAACGGCGGCTGGCTTTCGGTTTGCCGTCGAAAAGCCCGACGAAGCCGCGCACCTGCTCTGCAAAACCAGTGGGCACCCCACCCTGGCCGACGAAGGGTTTGTGGAACTGAGCCAGCAGACAGCCTCAGGTTATTACCTCGACACGGCGGGGCAGTGGGGCGTTATGCGCCGGGAGGTTTGGGTTCAGTTTGTCAACTACCTCATCCGGCACCGCCTAATTGTGAACCGCGATGGGGAGATCGTGATGAACCTCGACATCAACAAGCTTTTCACCAACCAGTTTGTCGAGTCGCTACCCGCCGTCCGAACAGTTTAG
- a CDS encoding type 1 glutamine amidotransferase domain-containing protein: MESQPNLQGKKVAALFTEGFEQIEFTDPKNALEAAGAIVHVISPKGGEVKGWDDTDWGDTFDSDLPLESANPDDYDALLLPGGVLNPDKLRLEPEAVSFVTSFFDNQKPVAAICHAPILLIEADVVQGKTMTSYPSIQTDLRNAGANWVDQTVVRDGNLVTSRNPDDIPAFNREMIQLFAEGVTA, translated from the coding sequence ATGGAAAGTCAACCAAACCTTCAGGGCAAGAAAGTAGCCGCCCTGTTTACCGAAGGATTCGAACAAATCGAATTCACCGACCCCAAAAATGCGCTCGAAGCCGCCGGGGCTATTGTTCATGTGATTTCGCCCAAAGGGGGTGAAGTGAAAGGCTGGGACGATACCGACTGGGGCGATACCTTCGATTCGGACCTCCCCCTCGAATCGGCCAACCCCGACGACTATGATGCCCTGCTATTACCGGGCGGGGTGCTGAACCCCGATAAACTCCGGCTCGAGCCCGAAGCCGTGTCGTTTGTAACGTCGTTTTTCGATAATCAAAAACCAGTGGCGGCTATTTGCCACGCGCCTATACTCCTGATTGAAGCCGATGTGGTACAGGGCAAAACCATGACTTCGTACCCATCTATTCAGACCGACCTGCGCAATGCCGGGGCCAATTGGGTTGATCAGACGGTCGTACGCGACGGGAATCTGGTCACGAGCCGCAACCCCGACGATATTCCGGCCTTCAACCGGGAAATGATTCAGTTATTTGCCGAGGGCGTTACCGCCTGA
- a CDS encoding VOC family protein, translating into MKTIVCSLFLCAQVFFAQAVFGQQSLGVVRHNHLALHVKDIQASTQFYKEVLGLKSIPVPDNLKAIRSWFDVGEGQQIHLLAGRNTEFTHDKNGSHIALFVTDIAQSEAFLKQRAITYHKQVRFDGVVQIYFPDPDGYLFELNEVKK; encoded by the coding sequence ATGAAAACGATTGTATGTAGTCTCTTTTTGTGTGCTCAGGTGTTTTTTGCGCAGGCCGTATTTGGGCAGCAAAGTCTGGGGGTTGTTCGGCACAATCATCTGGCCCTGCACGTGAAAGATATACAGGCCAGTACGCAATTTTACAAAGAAGTACTCGGGCTCAAGTCTATTCCGGTCCCCGACAACCTGAAAGCCATTCGCTCGTGGTTCGATGTGGGTGAGGGGCAGCAGATTCATTTACTGGCCGGGCGGAATACGGAGTTTACCCACGACAAAAACGGAAGCCACATTGCGTTGTTTGTGACCGACATTGCGCAGTCGGAGGCTTTCCTGAAACAGCGGGCCATTACCTACCACAAACAGGTTCGGTTTGATGGCGTCGTACAGATCTATTTTCCTGACCCCGATGGGTACTTATTCGAGTTGAATGAAGTGAAAAAATAA
- the secDF gene encoding protein translocase subunit SecDF, translating into MQNKTGILILTGVIALLSVYYLSFTFVSRSIKEDATAFATTKSGDIDLRKKQRYLDSLWKEPVYLGNTLQEVTERELGLGLDLQGGMHVVLEVTPADILRGLAGNTRDPKFNEAIKKAQEAQKSSRASFVDLFVDAYKEVSPGNKLASLFATSANRGKLSYQSTDTEVRRVLNEEVEGAIGRAFQIIQARVDKFGVSNANVQRLPGTGRVLIELPGADNPERIRRLLTGAAKLEFCEVYQLGEISAGIEGLGAYLLREEAARKAAQTAAPASGTAAKGDLASQLASGAKGDSTKADSAATGSALTQLFVPVSQNQLGVYLKDTARANAVLNNPEVRALFPADMVYSWDRKGFTTTDNREILPIYFLKKPGGQAPLEGDVITDAANDYDEAGRPEVTMNMNATGARKWAALTGANVGRPVAILLDNQVYTAPNVQNEITGGRSSITGQFTVEETKDMANVLKAGKLPAPTTIVEESIVGSTLGSEAISAGIISSLVGLLIVLAFVVIYYGSAGVIADIALIINMFFLLGVMAAVPGTVLTMPGIAGIVLTIGMSVDANVLIFERIKEELALGKPFKQAISDGFRNAYSSIFDSNITTLLTGFILLLFGTGLIRGFAVTLVIGIFTSLFAAILITRLILDSYTESGKTLAFSVGWTKNLFKDSNFDFVSHRRIYYIISSTIIALGIVSVLWKGFGLGVDFKGGRSYVVRFEQPIATTDVRDALEAPLGGAPEVKTYGGTGVNSDQVKITTSYMIDNDSPDSDKQVEAAVNNGLAKISGNKASIESSQKVGPTIANDLIVSAFWSILLAVAVVFTYILIRFKKLAFGYGALVALFHDVLIILAIFSIFNGILPFSLDIDQAFIGALLTIMGYSMNDTVVVFDRVREYLNESKGKKESIATIINNALNSTLSRTAVTGLSTMLVLVVLFLFGGATIRGFSFAMLIGVIVGTYSSLFVATPIVVDTLSKDQDKPTTPTTARIDTVPADFTDNVETPEEFSATAAKKEKKAKTPLIRPSQS; encoded by the coding sequence ATGCAAAACAAAACCGGAATACTTATCCTGACGGGTGTCATTGCGCTGCTGAGCGTTTACTACCTGTCGTTTACCTTCGTCTCGCGTAGCATTAAAGAAGACGCGACGGCCTTCGCCACTACTAAGTCAGGCGATATTGATCTCAGAAAGAAACAGCGGTATCTCGATTCGCTCTGGAAAGAGCCCGTTTATCTGGGCAACACGCTTCAGGAAGTGACCGAGCGCGAACTCGGCCTGGGTCTTGACCTCCAGGGCGGTATGCACGTAGTACTCGAAGTAACACCAGCCGACATTTTGCGCGGTTTGGCTGGCAATACCCGCGACCCCAAGTTCAACGAGGCCATCAAGAAAGCACAGGAAGCGCAGAAATCGAGCCGCGCCAGCTTTGTTGATCTGTTCGTTGACGCCTACAAAGAGGTGTCGCCGGGCAACAAACTGGCCAGCCTGTTTGCGACCAGTGCCAACCGGGGTAAACTGAGCTATCAGTCGACCGACACCGAGGTACGCCGGGTACTGAATGAGGAAGTTGAAGGCGCTATTGGCCGGGCTTTCCAGATTATTCAGGCTCGTGTCGACAAGTTCGGGGTATCAAACGCCAACGTACAGCGCCTGCCGGGTACGGGTCGGGTACTTATCGAGTTGCCGGGTGCCGACAACCCCGAGCGTATCCGCCGACTGTTGACTGGTGCGGCCAAGCTTGAGTTCTGCGAGGTGTACCAACTGGGCGAAATCTCGGCCGGTATCGAAGGTCTGGGCGCTTACCTGCTTCGTGAAGAAGCTGCTCGCAAAGCCGCACAGACGGCTGCTCCCGCGTCGGGCACAGCCGCCAAAGGTGATTTGGCTTCTCAGCTGGCCAGTGGTGCTAAAGGTGACTCAACCAAAGCCGACTCAGCCGCTACCGGTTCAGCCCTGACTCAATTATTTGTCCCTGTATCGCAAAATCAACTGGGTGTTTACCTGAAGGATACGGCTCGTGCCAATGCCGTTCTGAACAACCCCGAAGTGCGGGCTCTGTTCCCGGCTGATATGGTGTACTCATGGGATCGGAAAGGCTTCACCACCACCGACAACCGTGAGATTCTGCCGATTTACTTCCTGAAGAAACCCGGTGGTCAGGCTCCACTCGAAGGCGATGTGATTACCGATGCCGCCAATGATTACGATGAAGCTGGCCGCCCTGAGGTGACCATGAACATGAACGCAACGGGCGCCCGTAAGTGGGCCGCCCTGACGGGTGCCAACGTAGGCCGGCCCGTAGCCATCCTGCTCGACAATCAGGTGTACACGGCCCCCAACGTACAAAACGAAATCACGGGTGGTCGCTCAAGCATCACGGGTCAGTTTACGGTTGAAGAAACCAAAGACATGGCCAACGTACTGAAGGCCGGTAAACTGCCTGCCCCCACAACCATTGTAGAAGAAAGCATCGTGGGTTCTACGCTCGGTTCGGAGGCTATCAGCGCCGGTATCATTTCGTCGTTGGTGGGCTTGCTCATCGTACTGGCCTTTGTAGTAATCTACTACGGTAGCGCCGGTGTAATTGCCGACATCGCCCTGATTATAAACATGTTCTTCCTGCTGGGCGTTATGGCTGCCGTACCTGGCACCGTACTGACTATGCCCGGTATTGCCGGTATTGTACTGACGATCGGTATGTCGGTGGATGCGAACGTACTGATTTTTGAGCGGATCAAAGAAGAACTGGCACTGGGCAAGCCGTTTAAGCAAGCCATTTCCGACGGTTTCCGGAACGCGTACTCGTCTATCTTCGACTCGAACATTACCACCCTGCTTACTGGTTTTATCCTGCTGCTGTTTGGTACGGGTCTGATTCGTGGCTTCGCCGTAACGCTGGTGATCGGTATTTTCACGTCATTGTTTGCGGCTATCCTGATCACACGCCTGATTCTGGATTCGTACACCGAGAGCGGCAAAACGCTGGCCTTTTCGGTAGGCTGGACCAAAAACCTCTTCAAGGATTCGAACTTCGATTTCGTTTCACACCGTCGCATCTACTACATCATCTCGTCGACGATCATCGCACTGGGTATTGTTTCGGTATTGTGGAAAGGCTTCGGCTTAGGTGTTGACTTCAAAGGCGGTCGTTCGTACGTGGTTCGGTTTGAGCAGCCTATTGCCACAACCGATGTACGCGATGCCCTGGAAGCTCCGCTGGGTGGTGCCCCTGAGGTGAAAACCTACGGTGGTACGGGGGTTAACTCCGATCAGGTGAAGATTACGACCAGCTACATGATCGATAACGACTCGCCCGATTCAGATAAGCAGGTAGAAGCTGCCGTAAATAATGGTCTGGCCAAAATCAGCGGTAACAAAGCAAGCATCGAAAGCTCGCAGAAGGTAGGTCCTACCATTGCCAACGACCTGATTGTGTCGGCCTTCTGGTCGATTTTGCTGGCCGTAGCCGTGGTATTCACCTACATCCTGATTCGATTCAAGAAGCTGGCTTTCGGTTACGGTGCATTGGTGGCTCTGTTCCACGACGTCCTGATCATCCTGGCTATCTTCTCTATCTTCAACGGTATCCTGCCGTTCTCCCTCGATATTGATCAGGCCTTTATCGGTGCCCTGCTCACTATCATGGGTTACTCAATGAACGATACCGTTGTGGTATTCGACCGGGTACGCGAGTACCTGAACGAAAGCAAGGGTAAGAAAGAAAGTATCGCGACGATTATCAACAACGCCCTCAACAGCACCCTGAGCCGCACGGCCGTTACGGGTCTGTCGACGATGCTGGTACTGGTGGTGCTCTTCCTGTTTGGTGGTGCTACCATCCGGGGCTTCTCGTTCGCTATGTTGATCGGGGTCATTGTGGGTACCTACTCATCGCTGTTCGTAGCTACCCCGATTGTGGTTGACACCCTGAGCAAAGATCAGGACAAGCCAACCACGCCTACCACTGCCCGGATTGACACGGTTCCGGCCGACTTTACGGACAACGTGGAGACGCCCGAAGAGTTTTCGGCAACGGCGGCTAAGAAAGAGAAGAAGGCAAAAACGCCCCTGATCCGTCCGTCGCAGTCATAA
- a CDS encoding APC family permease, producing the protein METKIKQVDTSVWRKKPLAAYEADMKKSELKRVLSRWGLTSLGIGAVIGGGIFVLTGIAAHDWAGPALAVAFIIAGIACTFAALCYAEFASILPVEGSAYAYSYGTVGEIFAWFIGWNLILEYMMGATTVAVSWSGYFEKLLHLFGIDPPLWLMNDPVTAQEKAEKLRAAGEVIPDFTFAVNLPAFLIVWVVTYILVKGIKEAASTNNLIVIVKVATVIFVIIAGAFFVDVSNWTPFIPDPVVDDSGQTHYGFDGIVTAAGIVFFAYIGFDAVSTQAGEAINPRKDVPFAIIASLLICTLLYILVSLVLTGMVNYKDLDLKAPVAQAFADAGLTWAVYLITIAAIAGLTSVMLVMMLGQTRIFLGMAKDGLLPKNLFASIHPTFKTPWKSTIFVGAIVSIVAALTPIDKVSELCSSGTLLAFAMICAAVWILRVREPNLERPYRTPALPVIATLGILANLYLMYNLRTDTKITFVIWGTLGLIVYFLYGRRHSNLNNPSE; encoded by the coding sequence ATGGAAACAAAGATTAAACAGGTAGATACCAGCGTATGGCGTAAAAAACCCTTGGCTGCTTACGAGGCCGACATGAAAAAGAGCGAGCTCAAGCGAGTTTTGAGTCGTTGGGGCCTTACGTCGCTCGGTATTGGCGCTGTAATTGGAGGGGGTATCTTCGTTCTGACGGGTATTGCTGCTCACGACTGGGCCGGTCCGGCACTGGCTGTAGCGTTCATCATTGCAGGGATTGCCTGTACGTTTGCCGCACTTTGCTACGCTGAATTTGCTTCCATTTTACCGGTAGAAGGCTCAGCCTACGCGTACTCATACGGTACCGTGGGTGAAATCTTCGCCTGGTTTATCGGTTGGAACCTCATTCTCGAATACATGATGGGTGCCACAACAGTAGCCGTAAGCTGGTCGGGGTATTTCGAAAAACTGCTTCACCTCTTCGGTATTGACCCTCCGCTCTGGCTTATGAACGATCCGGTAACGGCTCAGGAAAAAGCCGAGAAACTGCGTGCGGCTGGCGAAGTCATTCCTGATTTTACGTTTGCCGTAAACCTGCCGGCCTTCCTGATTGTATGGGTAGTTACCTACATTCTGGTGAAAGGTATCAAAGAAGCTGCCAGCACCAACAACTTGATTGTGATTGTGAAAGTGGCTACGGTAATCTTTGTTATCATTGCCGGGGCTTTCTTTGTCGATGTATCGAACTGGACGCCGTTTATTCCTGATCCAGTTGTAGACGATTCTGGCCAAACCCATTATGGCTTTGATGGGATCGTGACAGCCGCTGGTATTGTGTTCTTCGCCTACATCGGTTTCGATGCTGTGTCGACCCAGGCTGGCGAGGCCATCAACCCGCGCAAAGACGTTCCGTTTGCGATTATTGCCTCTCTGCTGATCTGTACGTTGTTGTACATTCTTGTCTCGCTCGTGCTGACGGGTATGGTCAACTATAAGGATCTGGACCTGAAAGCACCGGTTGCGCAGGCTTTTGCCGACGCTGGTCTGACCTGGGCGGTTTACCTGATCACGATTGCGGCCATTGCCGGTCTTACTTCGGTAATGCTCGTGATGATGCTCGGACAGACTCGTATCTTCCTCGGCATGGCCAAAGATGGTCTGTTGCCCAAAAACCTGTTTGCTTCCATCCACCCCACCTTCAAGACACCCTGGAAGAGTACCATCTTCGTAGGTGCCATTGTTTCGATAGTAGCGGCCCTGACGCCTATCGACAAGGTTTCGGAGTTGTGTAGCTCAGGCACGCTGCTCGCGTTTGCTATGATTTGCGCGGCTGTATGGATCCTTCGGGTGCGTGAGCCAAACCTGGAGCGCCCCTACCGGACCCCCGCCCTGCCAGTTATTGCTACGCTTGGTATTCTGGCTAACCTGTACCTGATGTACAATCTCCGGACCGATACAAAAATCACGTTTGTGATTTGGGGAACGCTCGGCTTAATCGTGTATTTCCTCTACGGACGCCGTCACAGTAACCTCAACAACCCTTCTGAGTAA
- a CDS encoding RNA polymerase sigma factor, with the protein MTALEFTHHIGKVSKSLRPFALRLTKDVEDANDLLQDTLLKAFTNRDKYTDGTNLKAWLYTIMKNTFITNYQRMVRKNTFIDTTDNLHYINTMDSSTDNGAYSTFAQEDISRAVNSLDETYRTPFMMHFRGFKYHEIAAKLDIPIGTVKNRIHIARKELKDKLKVYAYYAA; encoded by the coding sequence ATGACAGCGCTCGAATTCACTCATCATATTGGCAAAGTATCGAAATCACTTCGTCCCTTCGCCCTGCGCCTGACAAAAGACGTTGAAGATGCCAATGATCTGTTGCAGGACACGTTATTGAAAGCATTTACCAATCGTGACAAGTACACCGACGGTACCAACCTGAAGGCGTGGCTTTACACGATCATGAAAAATACATTTATTACCAACTATCAGCGGATGGTTCGGAAGAATACCTTCATTGACACAACCGACAACCTGCATTACATCAACACGATGGACAGCAGCACGGACAATGGCGCGTACTCGACCTTCGCTCAGGAAGACATCAGCCGGGCTGTCAACAGCCTTGATGAAACCTACCGCACGCCGTTTATGATGCATTTCCGGGGCTTCAAATACCACGAAATTGCCGCTAAATTGGACATACCCATCGGTACGGTGAAGAATCGGATTCACATCGCCCGCAAGGAGCTGAAAGATAAATTGAAAGTTTATGCGTATTATGCTGCATAA